Proteins encoded by one window of bacterium:
- a CDS encoding DUF3096 domain-containing protein: MAIGVATLSPLVALIAGILILLMPRLLNYIVAIYLIIAGLLGLGILGR; the protein is encoded by the coding sequence CTGGCCATCGGCGTGGCGACGCTGTCGCCGCTGGTGGCGTTGATCGCCGGGATCTTAATCTTATTAATGCCCCGCCTGCTCAACTACATCGTCGCGATCTATCTCATCATCGCGGGCCTCCTCGGGCTCGGG